From the genome of Acinetobacter sp. TR3:
TTTGCCCCAATTGGTTTCAACTGGCAGATTTGTATTGCATTGATTCCAGCAATGGCAGCACGTGAAGTAGTCGTTGCAGCATTAGGTACAGTCTATGCTTTATCTGGCGCTGATGATGATGCAGTGGCACAAGGCTTATCACATCTGATCAGTATGGATGGTACAGGTTGGTCGCTGGCAACGGGTTTATCTTTATTGGTTTGGTTTATTTATGCGCCACATTGTTTGGCAACCTTAGCAACGGTACGCCGTGAGACGGGTTCATGGAAACATGTCGCAGTGATGACGACTTATTTATTTGGCTTAGCGTATTTAATGTCTTTCTTTACTTACCAAATTGCATCACGCATTTGGGGTTAAGCAAGCAATCTCACCGTGAGTTGCCATAACGGTAGCTCATCCCTTTAAAACGGGAGCTAATGATTGGAGAGTGGTTTATGTTTGAATACTTGATTATTGCTGTATTGGTGCTGTGGAGCGCGCTTGTTGTCTTTAAAAAAGTGTTCCCTAAAACCGCAAGTTCGAGCTTTCTTGCCTTATCGAATCTCTGTCAGCGTTTGGGTTGGCACCGTTTGGCAATGTGGTTAAAGCCTAAAATCGTGGTGGGTTGTGGCGGAGGTTGCGGCTGTACTGTCGATGATAATAATGAACCCAAGAAACAAGAAACTATTCAAGCGGTCAAATGGCGTTAAAAGATAATGAGTGCTCATATTCTAGGGTATGGGCAATTTTTTAATGACCTAAGAATTAAAATAAAGAGTCATCGAATGAATCAACTAGAAAATATAGAAACAAAAGTATTAAGCCTTAAACATAAGTTAATTTTGTTCGGTTTCATCGTATTGCTGAATATTTTTGCTATTCTAAATTGGTCGTAAACTCATCATTTAAAAGCAATTTTATCCAAATAGCCGTAAAACCTCGCCCTTCAGGGCGGGGATATAAGGCTGCAATCCGCTAGTCCCCCTTGTGAGGGTGAGGAACGATTAAAGTTCCGCAAGAGGATTGCTAATGCGGTGTCTGTGTTAACACGTCAACTGGTGTCGTATTAGTGTGTTTTAGATTGATGATTTAGTACAATAATTGCTAAAATAACGTTATGAAAACACTTAAATTACGTATAAAAGACAAACATTGCAAGATGCTAGACCAACTAGCATCCGAAGTTAATTTTGTCTGGAACTATGTCAATGATTTGTGTTTCAAGCACCTACAGCGTAAACAACAATTCTTTTCAGCATACGATATTGCTCAATACACCAAAGGCACATCAAAAGAATGTAACTTGCATAGCCAAACCATACAGGCAGTGACAGAAGAACTCATCACAAGGCGTAAGCAGTTTAAAAAAGCTAAATTAAAATGGCGTGTCAGCAATAAGAAATCAGCAAGACGCTCACTTGGTTGGATACCTTTCAAAAAAGTTGCTGTGAAGTATGCTGATGGTTATGTTCAATATGGCAAGCATCAATTCAAACTATGGGATAGTTACGGACTATCAAAATACAATGTCAAAACAGGCTCATTTGTAGAAGATAGTCGTGGACGTTGGTATGTATGTCTTGTGGTTGATGCCGTCAAAACAGAAAAAACCACTGCTAAAACCTCAATAGGCATAGATTTAGGCTTAAAAGATTTAGCCACTTGTTCAGATGGCGTAAAACTTAAAGCTCCTAAAATCTATCGACAATATGAACAAAAACTAGGAATTGCACAGCGTGCAAGAAATAAAAAGCGTGTCAAAGCAATCCACGCCAAGATTAAAAATATACGTCAAAATATGCTGCATCAATTCAGCCATAAACTAGTCAATGAACATGCAGCCATCTTCGTTGGCAATGTGAATGCCAAAGCACTAGCACAGACAAAATTAGCCAAGTCTGTATTAGATGCGAGTTGGACAACACTAAGAACCATGCTCAAGTATAAATGCGAGAACGCAGGGGTATGGTTTGAAGAAGTCAATGAAGCCTATACCACCCAAACTTGTTCGTGCTGTGGCTCACGCTCCAGTAGTCCGAAAGGTAGAGTAGGACTTGGAATAAGAGAATGGCAGTGCATGGAGTGCGGTACACTCCATGATCGAGATATAAACTCGGCACTGAATATTCTTGCGCTCGGACATGAGCGTCTCGGAGGAGGAATCCCCGTTCTTTAGGTCGGGGAGGATGTCAAGGTTAAGACCTGAGATTATTCATTTTCAGCTACGAAATGCCACAGCCAAGAAAATTGATGGGATAATGTATGTTGCGATCATCTTATGGGTATTTTCTTATTTTATCCCTGATTAATTGGGAATGGTGAGCATTTTAGTCACAGCCCTACAGAGAACCATTGTTGTTGTCACTGCGTTATCTTTCTTCATTCAGAATGACTAAATCTCACGAAACGTATTTTTATCTCAAAATTTTGCGCTATACGGTTCATATTGCAAACATCTGTTGAATGTGAACAATTCTCTATACACGATATAGATTCACTTTTACGCACTGACACAAAAAAGCCTGAATAAAACGAAAACTGAAAAAGCATTTAAAACAGTAAAGTGCTAACATTTTTGCCATTCTGTAATCTGCAAAAAATGGGGCAAAAATGTTAATACAACGTGGTGGATTAAAAGTTGTGGCTGGTTTGGGAATTTCGGGTGTTTCAGCAGTCAACTTCCTACATGAACAAGGCTACCAAGTTGCAGTAACGGATTCTCGGGAAACACCGCCAGGGCATGATCAAATCCCTACAGGTGTGCGTACCAGTTTTGGGAAATTAGATACAGAACTTTTATTACAAGCAGAAGAAATTATTCTTAGTCCAGGGCTTGCACCTCAGTTGCCTGAAATTCAACAGGCGATAGAAAAAGGTATTCCAGTTGTTGGTGATATTCAACTGCTACGCCGTGCTACAGAAGTCCCCATTGTCGCGATTACAGGCTCAAATGCAAAAAGCACCGTCACCACTCTCATTGGGCTGATGGCGCAGGATGCAGGTAAAAAAGTGGCGGTTGGAGGCAATCTTGGACGTCCAGCATTGGATTTACTCAAAGATCAGCCTGAGTTGATTGTTTTAGAGCTATCGAGCTTTCAGTTGGAAACAACTTCACATTTAAATGCAGAAGTGGCTGTTTTGTTGAATATGAGTGAAGATCATTTGGATCGTCACGGTGATATGTTTGGCTATCACAAAGCCAAACATCGAATTTTCCAAGGTGTAAAAAAGGTTGTTTATAATCGTGATGACAATTTGAGTCGTCCGCTTGTACCTGATGTTACACCAATGCAAAGTTTTGGTTTAAATGCACCTGATTTAAATCAATATGGTGTGTTGCGTGATGCAGATGGCACGATGTGGTTAGCGCGTGGCAGAGAGCGTTTGATTCAAACTTCTGAAATGTACATTCAAGGCATGCATAACGTTGCCAATGCGCTTGCATGTTTGGCACTCGGTGAGGCGATTGGTTTAGCAACGGCATCTATGTTAGAAACACTTAAACACTTTAAAGGTTTAGAGCATCGCTGTGAATACGTCAAAACAGTTGCAGGGGTACGTTATTACAATGATTCTAAAGGAACCAATGTCGGTGCGACTCTTGCTGCAATTGATGGTCTAGGTGCTGCTATTGAAGTAAAAAAAGGCAAACTAGCCTTGATTCTAGGAGGTCAAGGCAAAGGACAGGATTTCAAACCATTACGAGATGCGATTCAAAAATATGTAAAATCAGCGATTCTGATTGGTGAAGATGCTGCTGTAATTGAACAAGCAATTCAAGGTACAACCTTGATTCAACATGCAGCAAGTTTAAAAGAAGCCGTTGCACTCGCTCAGAATGGCACACAAGCTGAAGATGTGGTTTTATTATCACCTGCCTGTGCGAGCTTTGATATGTTTAAAAGCTATAATGATCGCGGACAGCAATTTGTGGCATGTGTACATGCCCTGAATGAAAATAAAAATTAGGAACAGATTTATGGCTGATTTAGCCCAAAATACGGTACAAAAGATTTCGCAATTATTGAATCGGTTGCCCAAGCTTCCCGCAGAAATGACAGCACGTAATATTCTCATTTTTTGCGTCATTTCTTTGCTGTGTTTCGGTTCGGTCATGGTGGCATCCGCATCGATGCCATATGCCGAATATATTCATGAGAACCCATTTTATTTCTTGGTTCGTCATGGTATTTCGATTGTTGTTGCCTCCATCGTTGCATTTTTAACTTATAGAGTTTCTTTGAATTTATGGTTCAAGAATGCTTTTCCTTTATGGCTAGTAACGATGGTCTTGTTGTTGGCTGTACTGGTTGTTGGCTCAGAAGTGAATGGTGCTCACCGTTGGATTAAGGTTGGTGGTTTTACATTGCAGCCAACAGAGATTGCTAAAATTGTGATGGCAATTTTTACCGCAGATTATGTGGTTCGCCGTGCTAAAGAAGTTCGAACGCATTGGAAAGGTTTATTGCGTTTGAGTGGAGTAATGGCATTAACGGTTGGATTTATTGTCGCAGAACCAGACTTAGGGGCAACAGTTGTAATTGTACTCATGATGGTTGGTGTGTTTTTCTTGGCAGGCGCACCCGCAACACAATTCCTAATTATGTTAGGAGCAATTCTTGCAGGGATTACAGCACTTATTTTATTTGAGCCTTTCCGTTTTCAACGATTAATTTCTTTTACAAACCCTTGGGCAGACCCATTAGGAGTCGGTTATCAGTTATCAAATGCTTTGATGGCATTTGGACGTGGAGAGTGGACTGGAACAGGCTTAGGTCATAGTGTGCAAAAACTTTCCTATCTTCCTGAAGCACATACGGACTTTATGTTGGCTGTCCTTGGTGAAGAGTTTGGTTTTGTTGGTGTGACCTTGGTGATGGTTCTGTCCTTTACTATGCTGGCATGCTGTATTCGAATAGGACATCGTGCTTTGCAACATAATTACTTGCGTGCAGGCTATTTGGCATACGGTATCAGTATTATTTTTCTCATGCAGATTTTGGTAAATGCGGGGATGAATATGGGCTTAATGCCAACCAAAGGTCTGACTTTACCCTTCATTAGTTATGGGGGAACATCTTTAATGATGTGTGCTGCAATGATTAGTCTAATCCTGAAAATTGATGCATCAACGCAAGAACTCAATCCAGTTAAAGAAGAATCAAATTTCTAATCGTATCGAAAATAAAAAGCTCTACTTTAAGTAGGGCTTTTTTATGGCTTATAAGAAAGTACCTGTGAGATGGATGCCTCTAGGAATTAAATTGATATCCCATTGTTGAACAGCTTGTTGCAGCATGATACGTGGCTGGTCAAGTTCAACCAACGGTTGCCCTAAAGCTAAAATGGCTTGCTGTAATAGGTTTGATGCTTTGCTGATATCTAGTGCTTGTGCCAGATTTTGTTTAGACAGTTTTTGCCCTTGATCATTCATTGCAAGCGGTAAATGCATATAGCTGAGACTGGGATAATTGAGTAAAGAACCCAACCAGATTTGTCGAGCGGTGTTATCCAATAGATCTGCGCCACGTACCACATGAGTAATGCCCTGTAGATCGTCATCTACGACCACAGCCAATTGATAGCTCATAATGCCATCACGGCGCTTAAGTACGAAATCACCTAGATCATGTTTTAAGTTGGAAGATTGCTGACCTTGTAAGCGATCCTCAAAACAAATCAATTGATCAGCAACTTTCAAGCGAATAGCTTGATCATTGAAATCCAGATGTAAATCGCGGCAAGTACCAACATAAATATGATTTGAACCGAGCATTTTACGGGTACATTGACAGGCATAGATCGCATCTAAGTGTTTTAACTGCTCAAGAACTTGTGCATAAATATCTAAACGATCTTTTTGGCAAATAATTTCTGCATCGGGTTCAAACTGAAAGGCATCAATACAAGATCGGATGTGGTTTTCACTATTGGGATAGATACGAGGAATATCGGTATCTTCAATTCGAACTAGCCATTTGCCGTGGTTGGCTTTGGCATCACAGTAACTTGCGACTGCGGTGAGTAGGGAGCCAAAATGCAATGGGCCAGTTGGAGAGGGGGCAAATCGTCCGATGTAAGGCATAAAGATTTTATGGTTGTGTATTTCAATCCTTCTCCAGTCCCTCCTATAAAGGAGGGGAAATACTCGAATATCATAAATCTTTCAATTCGTAGTATTCCTCCCTTTTCAAAGGGAGGTTGGGAGGGATTATTAACCGTTATTTTGCTTTTCTTTGATTTCAGCCAAAGTCTTGCAATCGATACATAAAGTCGCTGTTGGACGTGCTTCTAAACGGCGCAAGCCAATTTCGATACCACATGTTTCACAGAAACCGTAATCTTCGTTTTGAATTGTTTCAAGTGATTGTTCGATTTTGCGAATGAGTTTGCGTTCACGGTCACGTGTGCGTAATTCAATCGCAAACTCTTCCTCTTGCGTTGCTCGGTCGTTGACATCAGGAAGTGCGCTTGATTCATCTTGCATTGTGTTCAATGTACGATCAACTTCAGACATTAACTCAGCTTTCCATGCATTCAAAATTTGGCGGAAATGCTCAAGTTGTCCTTCAGACATATATTCTTCATTTTTCTTCGGCTGATAAGGTGCAATTCCAAATAAGCTTGCAGTTGTACCACCTTCTGAAGCTTTTGATTTGGTTTTACGTACGCGTTTCACAGCCGATTTTTGATCGTCGATCACTTCTGTCTGTTCGTCCAAGACTTGATTTTGGTTGTCATTCGCCATATAGGGCATTCCTCATCTTACACGTACTATCTATACGCAAAAAATATGGTGATATGCAAGTGTTTTTATAGAAACCTAAGATGGTTTTTTCCATCAAGGGTCGACATCATATAGAGTTTTTCAGCAAGATGGTAGTCATTCCCGTCCAGATTTTGTGAGAAAACGATAATGTATTTTGTAATCAAAAGTTTAGTCATATCCCAAGACTTCAGAGCTATTCATTCGCTGTGAAGTTGATAAACGATAGACCTGAGTTTCGATTTCTCCATTTGCTTTAAGCTTAATAAAGCGGTAACCCGGATGTTCTTCATCAAGTGCAAACTTATCACTTTTAGGTTTGAACTGTATGCAGGTTGATGGCGTTGATAAAAATTGAATATCTTGCCATGTGTTAATAGAATCTTGGTGGACATGACCACAGATAATGGCTTTGATATTTGAAAAAGGTCGAATCGTTTCGAGTAAATCAGATGAGTTCTTTAGTTTATGTTGATCAATCCAAGCAGATTCCATCGCAAAAGGATGGTGATGGCAGGCAATCATAATATGGCGATCATGATGTTTTTTTAATAATTCTGTTAATTGTTCAAGGCCAGCCACTGCAATTTTGCCATCAATTCTTGTTGGCTGTGCGCTATTAAGTAAAATAATGCACCAATCGCCAATTTCTACCACAGTAGGTTGATGTGGATCTGCTCCATGAAAAGGGAAGTGAGATACATCATCATGATTGCCAGGCGTCTGAAAAAAGGGAATACCTATACTCTGCATATGCTTAAGATAGCGATCATAAGTCACAGTTGTTGGGTTTTGTGCTAAATCCCCAGTATGTACAATCATATCGATCTGCGGATGTTGTTGGCGCATCAAGTCAATTACTGCATGAAAGCTTTGTTCAGGGTGCATCCCGACAAACTCTAAATGCGGATACTCCAATAGATGAGTATCAGTAATTTGTATAATCACAAAATCTTTTTGTGATAATTTTGAGACTTGAAAAGTCACCGTCTTACCCCTTTCAGATTTATTGTCGTTGTATATGTTGACTAAGCCATTGTAATGCCATGATGACAGGGGCATTCTTCAAGCGATTATTTTTGAATAACATCGTGATTTCAGCGTAATCAAACAAATGGAGTTGAATATCTTCTCCTTCATCTGGAACGCCAAAGATGCCCCCACTGCTTGGTAAATCAACTTCTGCAGCATATAAATGAAAAAACTCAGCGCATGCGCCAGCAGAAGGATAAAAACTAAATAAATGCTGCAATTCATTAATTTCGCAGCCTGATTCTTCTAGACTTTCACGACGAATACAGGTTTCTGGAGATTCATTTCCATCCAGTACACCAGCAATAATCTCAAGTTGCCATGCTGACTCGGAGTCATTTAATGCACCAACACGAAATTGTTCAATCAGTGCGAAACGTTGTTGCTGATTGTTATAAAGTAAAACGCCAGCAGCTTCTGGACGATGTATAAGTTCACGCTGAATAATTGGTGAATATTCAGATCGATGAAATAGTCGGTGCGTAAGATTCACTTTCTCAACTTGAATGAATCCTCGGAATAAAAACTCTCGAGATTCTATCGTAACGTCGGATGCTGAATAGCTGGCGTGGTCAAGAATATTCATCTTCAATCAGGATGAGATTGTACATATCTCATCCTAACCGAGAATGATTCGTGGGCAAATCTTTTTTTAGTCGATTTACAGTTTGTGGTACAGTTTTTGACCATGTTCCTGATAAGCGGTTTTCATCGCATTGAGACCTGCTTCAACATCTGTTTCAGCATCATTTGATTGTTTGGCATTGTGCTGATTTTGGGCATAATCCCGCACATTCTGCGTGATTTTCATCGAGCAAAATTTTGGTCCGCACATAGAACAGAAATGTGCAGATTTGTGTGCTTCTTTGGGTAAAGTCTCATCGTGCATGCTACGTGCTGTATCAGGGTCTAAGCTGAGGTTGAACTGGTCATCCCATCGGAATTCGAAACGTGCTTTCGACAATGCATTATCACGAACTTGAGCACCCGGATGACCTTTGGCTAAGTCTGCTGCATGTGCTGCAATCTTATAAGTGATAATGCCATCCTTAACATCTTTCTTATTTGGTAAACCTAAGTGCTCTTTCGGTGTGACATAACAGAGCATTGCTGTGCCATACCATCCAATCATTGCAGCACCAATTGCAGAAGTAATATGATCATAACCTGGTGCGATATCCGTGGTGAGTGGGCCAAGTGTGTAGAATGGTGCTTCTTTACATACTTCAAGTTGTAGATCCATATTTTCTTTAATCATATGCATAGGCACATGACCGGGACCTTCAATCATGACCTGTACATCATGTTCCCAAGCACGATGTGTGAGTTCACCTAAGGTTTTAAGCTCGCTAAATTGAGCCTCATCATTGGCATCTTGAATACAACCCGGACGTAAACCATCACCTAAGCTAAATGAAATGTCATAGGCTTTCATGATTTCACAGATTTCATCGAAATGCGTATACAAGAAGTTTTCTTGATGATGCGCAAGACACC
Proteins encoded in this window:
- a CDS encoding DUF6587 family protein; amino-acid sequence: MFEYLIIAVLVLWSALVVFKKVFPKTASSSFLALSNLCQRLGWHRLAMWLKPKIVVGCGGGCGCTVDDNNEPKKQETIQAVKWR
- a CDS encoding RNA-guided endonuclease InsQ/TnpB family protein — protein: MKTLKLRIKDKHCKMLDQLASEVNFVWNYVNDLCFKHLQRKQQFFSAYDIAQYTKGTSKECNLHSQTIQAVTEELITRRKQFKKAKLKWRVSNKKSARRSLGWIPFKKVAVKYADGYVQYGKHQFKLWDSYGLSKYNVKTGSFVEDSRGRWYVCLVVDAVKTEKTTAKTSIGIDLGLKDLATCSDGVKLKAPKIYRQYEQKLGIAQRARNKKRVKAIHAKIKNIRQNMLHQFSHKLVNEHAAIFVGNVNAKALAQTKLAKSVLDASWTTLRTMLKYKCENAGVWFEEVNEAYTTQTCSCCGSRSSSPKGRVGLGIREWQCMECGTLHDRDINSALNILALGHERLGGGIPVL
- the murD gene encoding UDP-N-acetylmuramoyl-L-alanine--D-glutamate ligase, whose translation is MLIQRGGLKVVAGLGISGVSAVNFLHEQGYQVAVTDSRETPPGHDQIPTGVRTSFGKLDTELLLQAEEIILSPGLAPQLPEIQQAIEKGIPVVGDIQLLRRATEVPIVAITGSNAKSTVTTLIGLMAQDAGKKVAVGGNLGRPALDLLKDQPELIVLELSSFQLETTSHLNAEVAVLLNMSEDHLDRHGDMFGYHKAKHRIFQGVKKVVYNRDDNLSRPLVPDVTPMQSFGLNAPDLNQYGVLRDADGTMWLARGRERLIQTSEMYIQGMHNVANALACLALGEAIGLATASMLETLKHFKGLEHRCEYVKTVAGVRYYNDSKGTNVGATLAAIDGLGAAIEVKKGKLALILGGQGKGQDFKPLRDAIQKYVKSAILIGEDAAVIEQAIQGTTLIQHAASLKEAVALAQNGTQAEDVVLLSPACASFDMFKSYNDRGQQFVACVHALNENKN
- the ftsW gene encoding putative lipid II flippase FtsW, whose amino-acid sequence is MADLAQNTVQKISQLLNRLPKLPAEMTARNILIFCVISLLCFGSVMVASASMPYAEYIHENPFYFLVRHGISIVVASIVAFLTYRVSLNLWFKNAFPLWLVTMVLLLAVLVVGSEVNGAHRWIKVGGFTLQPTEIAKIVMAIFTADYVVRRAKEVRTHWKGLLRLSGVMALTVGFIVAEPDLGATVVIVLMMVGVFFLAGAPATQFLIMLGAILAGITALILFEPFRFQRLISFTNPWADPLGVGYQLSNALMAFGRGEWTGTGLGHSVQKLSYLPEAHTDFMLAVLGEEFGFVGVTLVMVLSFTMLACCIRIGHRALQHNYLRAGYLAYGISIIFLMQILVNAGMNMGLMPTKGLTLPFISYGGTSLMMCAAMISLILKIDASTQELNPVKEESNF
- the gluQRS gene encoding tRNA glutamyl-Q(34) synthetase GluQRS, which encodes MPYIGRFAPSPTGPLHFGSLLTAVASYCDAKANHGKWLVRIEDTDIPRIYPNSENHIRSCIDAFQFEPDAEIICQKDRLDIYAQVLEQLKHLDAIYACQCTRKMLGSNHIYVGTCRDLHLDFNDQAIRLKVADQLICFEDRLQGQQSSNLKHDLGDFVLKRRDGIMSYQLAVVVDDDLQGITHVVRGADLLDNTARQIWLGSLLNYPSLSYMHLPLAMNDQGQKLSKQNLAQALDISKASNLLQQAILALGQPLVELDQPRIMLQQAVQQWDINLIPRGIHLTGTFL
- the dksA gene encoding RNA polymerase-binding protein DksA — its product is MANDNQNQVLDEQTEVIDDQKSAVKRVRKTKSKASEGGTTASLFGIAPYQPKKNEEYMSEGQLEHFRQILNAWKAELMSEVDRTLNTMQDESSALPDVNDRATQEEEFAIELRTRDRERKLIRKIEQSLETIQNEDYGFCETCGIEIGLRRLEARPTATLCIDCKTLAEIKEKQNNG
- the cpdA gene encoding 3',5'-cyclic-AMP phosphodiesterase, encoding MTFQVSKLSQKDFVIIQITDTHLLEYPHLEFVGMHPEQSFHAVIDLMRQQHPQIDMIVHTGDLAQNPTTVTYDRYLKHMQSIGIPFFQTPGNHDDVSHFPFHGADPHQPTVVEIGDWCIILLNSAQPTRIDGKIAVAGLEQLTELLKKHHDRHIMIACHHHPFAMESAWIDQHKLKNSSDLLETIRPFSNIKAIICGHVHQDSINTWQDIQFLSTPSTCIQFKPKSDKFALDEEHPGYRFIKLKANGEIETQVYRLSTSQRMNSSEVLGYD
- a CDS encoding NUDIX domain-containing protein, producing MNILDHASYSASDVTIESREFLFRGFIQVEKVNLTHRLFHRSEYSPIIQRELIHRPEAAGVLLYNNQQQRFALIEQFRVGALNDSESAWQLEIIAGVLDGNESPETCIRRESLEESGCEINELQHLFSFYPSAGACAEFFHLYAAEVDLPSSGGIFGVPDEGEDIQLHLFDYAEITMLFKNNRLKNAPVIMALQWLSQHIQRQ